GCCGGCGCTGCTGGCCGAGGCGGTCTCGACCCCCGAGCAGCGGCTGCACCGCAGCACGGTGGCATCCCTGGCCGATGAGCTCGCCGCCGGGCGCAGCGAGCGGCCGGCGCTCATCCTCTACGGGCCACTGGCCGAGCTGGGGGTGGGGTTTGACTGAGCTCTGGCTGATCGGCATCGGCACCGGCAACCCCGCCCATGTGACGCTGGAGGGCCAGCGCGCGCTGCGCGAGGCGGCGGTCGTGCTCATTCCCCGCAAAGGGGCGGGCAAGGAGGATCTGGCGCATCTGCGCGAGGGTATTCTGGCAGAGGCCGGCGCCACGGCGAGGGTGATCCATTTCGACATGCCGGTGCGGGACGAAAGCCTTCCCTATGGCGACCGCGTGGCGCGCTGGCATGACGAGATCGCGCGGCGCTGGCAGGCCGCGCTGGCAGGCGCCCCCGAGGGGCCGGTGGCGCTGCTGGTCTGGGGCGATCCCGGGCTCTACGACAGCACGCTGCGCATCGCCGAGCGGCTGGCGCCGCGCCCGAAGCTGCGCGTGATACCGGGGATCACCGCCTTGCAGGCGCTGACGGCGGCGCATGCGATCCCCTTCAACACGGTAAACGGCGCGGTGACGGTCACCACGGGCCGCCGCCTGCGCGATGAAGGCTGGCCCGAGGGCGCCGAGACGGTGGTCGTGATGCTGGACGGCGCCTGTTCGTTTCAGGCGCTCGACCCTGACGGGCTGCATATCTGGTGGGGCGCCTATCTCGGCATGGCGGAGCAGCTTCTGGAGAGCGGTCCGCTGGCGCAGGTCGCGGAGCGGATCGTGGCGCGCCGCGCCGAGGCACGGGCGCGGCATGGCTGGATCATGGACACCTATCTGCTGCGGCGGGGCTAAAGGAGCGATGCCTCAAGCGCAACAGAAGCCGGGCCCGGCGGCGGCCCGTGGGATGCCGCACAGAGCATAGAATCCCTTGATTTATCCCGACCAGATCCGAAGGACCTCTCAGCGATGCGCAAACGTCACCCAAGCGGCAGCCCGCACGGACGGGCCGCCGCTGGGCCCGGCGGCCTTCGGCCTTGATTCCGGGCCAAAGGCTCGGGGATTGAGCCAGCCATGTGCGGATCGACCGCATCACCCTGATCGACCACCTCACCCAGCCACCGGCACCAGCCGCCCGTCGCGCAGATCCAGCGCCCCGGGCGCGAGCTTTGCGCGGAAGGCCGGGTCGTGGCTGACCAGCAGGATCGCCTGCGGCAGCCCGCGCAGGATCTCCAGCAGCCGCGCCTCGTTGGTCTGGTCGAGCGCATTGGTCGGCTCGTCGAGCAGCAGCACCTCGGGCTCCATCGCCAGCACCGTGGCCAGCGTCACCAGCCGCTTCTCCCCGCCCGAAAGCTTGTGCGTGATCCGGTCGCGCAGATGCATGAGGTCCAGCTCGCCCAGCACCCGGTCGACGATCTCCAGCGCCTCGGCCCGCGACTTGCCGAGGTTCAGCGGACCGAACGCCACGTCCTCGGCGACGGTGGGGCAGAAGAGCTGGTCATCGGCATCCTGAAACACCAGCCCGACGCGGCGGCGCACCTCGTGGAAATCCGCCTCCTGCACGCGCGGCGTGCCAAACACCGTGACCAGCCCGCGATCCGGACGCTGAAGCCCGAGGATCATCCGCAGGAGCGTCGATTTCCCCGCCCCGTTGGGGCCGGTGAGCGACAGGCGCTGCCCGGCTTCCAGCCGCAGCGAGGCGCCGCTCAGCACCGGGTCACGGCCGGGATAGGCGAAATGCAGATCGTCGAGCGCAATCAGGGCCATGTCAGATCCACCGCGAAAAGGCCGAGGCAGACGCCCAGAAGCGCCGCCCCGAAGAGATGGTCCCGGCGGCTCAGCGCGAACTCCTGCAACAGCAGGATGCGCCCGGAAAAGCCCCGGCATTTCATCGCACCGAGGATGCGCTCGGAGCGTTCGATGGCCCGCACCAGCATCATGCCCACGAGATAGCCAAAGCTGCGATAGCTGTGCCAGTTGGTGCCGGGCCGGAAACCGCGCACCTTCATCGCGGCGCGCAGCCGCAGGTATTCCTCGCGCAGCACCTCGATATAGCGGATGGTGAACATCAACAGATGCACCAGCGTCTCCGGGCAGCGCA
The window above is part of the Salipiger abyssi genome. Proteins encoded here:
- the cobF gene encoding precorrin-6A synthase (deacetylating), with translation MTELWLIGIGTGNPAHVTLEGQRALREAAVVLIPRKGAGKEDLAHLREGILAEAGATARVIHFDMPVRDESLPYGDRVARWHDEIARRWQAALAGAPEGPVALLVWGDPGLYDSTLRIAERLAPRPKLRVIPGITALQALTAAHAIPFNTVNGAVTVTTGRRLRDEGWPEGAETVVVMLDGACSFQALDPDGLHIWWGAYLGMAEQLLESGPLAQVAERIVARRAEARARHGWIMDTYLLRRG
- a CDS encoding energy-coupling factor ABC transporter ATP-binding protein; the encoded protein is MALIALDDLHFAYPGRDPVLSGASLRLEAGQRLSLTGPNGAGKSTLLRMILGLQRPDRGLVTVFGTPRVQEADFHEVRRRVGLVFQDADDQLFCPTVAEDVAFGPLNLGKSRAEALEIVDRVLGELDLMHLRDRITHKLSGGEKRLVTLATVLAMEPEVLLLDEPTNALDQTNEARLLEILRGLPQAILLVSHDPAFRAKLAPGALDLRDGRLVPVAG